From the Phyllobacterium sp. T1293 genome, the window TCTCAACGAGTACGCGGCCCTCAAGTCCTTCTACGAAAATCGCACATTGGTTCTTGCCCAGCAGATCCACGAACTCACTGGCACCGTTGAAGCTCTTCGCCTCGACCTCGAAGCCGCAACCAAGCCTGCGCCGAAGGTAATCAAATAATGGCTATCAAACCAGATTATGACGTCGGTATGATTGCCGTAACGGCGGGTGCCACGACTGTAACGGGCGTCGGCACGTTCTTTGTGAATGCCGACATTCAGCCAGGCGATATGTTTGGCGCTCAGGGCTATCCGCAGGCTCGCGTTGTTACCGTCAACAGCAATACATCTCTGACAATCGAGCCATGGCGCGGTGTTACACTTGCTGCCGGATCATCCTACTATGTGCGATATCAGGCCGATGGTTCGCGATATACGGCGGCTGCCCGTGCGTTGATCAACTCATTTTCGACCGGAAGCGTTGCGGCTATGCAGGCTTTAACGGGTGCCGTAGATAAAATACCATACTTCACTGGCACCGGTGTCATGGCACTGTCTGATTTCAAAGATTGGGCGCGTTCACTCTTCAGTCTCACTCCGGCTGCCGACCAGATCGCTTATTTTACAGGAGCTGGCACTGCAACATTGACTTCGTTCAAGGCTTGGGGTCGCTCTCTTTTGGGATTGACGGTTGCCGCTGACAAAGGCGTGTATTTTACCGACGCCAATACAGCAGCCACTTTTGATATTACGGCCGCGGGGCGTGCCGCTACTAACGTAGCCGGGACTCCGGCTGCCAATAAACTTCCGTACATGACTAGCGCCACTGCATCGGCACTTGCTGACTTGACGGCATTCGCACGAACGGTTCTTGACGATACAACTGGTGCGGCCATGTTTACCACAA encodes:
- a CDS encoding gp53-like domain-containing protein, whose amino-acid sequence is MAIKPDYDVGMIAVTAGATTVTGVGTFFVNADIQPGDMFGAQGYPQARVVTVNSNTSLTIEPWRGVTLAAGSSYYVRYQADGSRYTAAARALINSFSTGSVAAMQALTGAVDKIPYFTGTGVMALSDFKDWARSLFSLTPAADQIAYFTGAGTATLTSFKAWGRSLLGLTVAADKGVYFTDANTAATFDITAAGRAATNVAGTPAANKLPYMTSATASALADLTAFARTVLDDTTGAAMFTTMGGSSGGTIGASWQKLPSGLIFQYGSNAVTFDANGIGSVTFPTAFNSAATYNLVAWNGHNLYNVSFQQVRQFGFPSATAFAVNAKTVAGANYAGDARVDWIAIGV